From Anaerohalosphaera lusitana, one genomic window encodes:
- a CDS encoding helix-turn-helix domain-containing protein, whose translation MCLYARDLSTSEGQQIQRILRSSKSRIKIRRGQVILASNQGYKVPAIAELVHYSPHHVRAIIKDFNQRGLKALEPKPRPGRPPEFTEDDKAIIAETAKCPPDLLDCPFKRWSLEKLREYLVQEKIVPTISIETLRTILREKKVKLRRTKTWKECNDPNLKSKKN comes from the coding sequence ATGTGTCTGTACGCCAGAGACCTCAGTACCAGTGAAGGCCAGCAAATTCAGCGGATACTCCGCAGCAGCAAAAGCCGAATCAAGATTCGTCGCGGCCAAGTCATTCTTGCCTCTAACCAGGGCTATAAAGTTCCTGCTATCGCCGAGCTGGTTCACTATTCGCCGCACCATGTCAGGGCCATCATCAAAGACTTTAACCAACGCGGCCTTAAGGCGTTGGAGCCCAAGCCCCGGCCGGGAAGACCGCCGGAGTTTACCGAGGACGACAAGGCCATTATTGCCGAGACTGCAAAATGTCCGCCCGATCTTCTGGACTGCCCTTTTAAGCGGTGGTCCCTGGAAAAACTGCGTGAATATCTTGTCCAGGAAAAGATCGTTCCTACGATCAGCATTGAAACACTCAGGACCATCCTGCGTGAAAAGAAGGTCAAGCTCCGGCGGACAAAGACGTGGAAAGAGTGCAACGACCCCAATCTCAAGTCTAAAAAAAACTAA